One window of the Staphylococcus equorum genome contains the following:
- a CDS encoding response regulator transcription factor: MSQKVLVVDDEQSIVTLLKYNLEQAGYIVDVAYDGEEALEKVNATNPELVVLDVMLPKKDGIEVCKTIRSDKNLVPILMLTAKDDEFDRVLGLELGADDYMTKPFSPREVVARVKAILRRSAMVTEAAQIENDEDDILIGSIRIRPEYFEVYREDELLELTPKEFELLLYLIERQGRVITREHMLNSVWNYEFAGDSRIVDVHISHLRDKLEENPKQPKLIKTVRGLGYKLERPKV, from the coding sequence ATGTCACAAAAAGTACTTGTAGTAGATGATGAGCAATCAATCGTAACCTTATTAAAATATAATTTAGAACAAGCTGGGTATATAGTGGATGTAGCTTATGATGGAGAAGAAGCACTGGAGAAGGTCAATGCTACAAATCCCGAATTAGTTGTGTTAGATGTCATGCTTCCAAAAAAAGATGGAATAGAAGTTTGTAAAACGATTCGTTCTGATAAAAATCTTGTACCTATCTTAATGCTGACAGCTAAAGATGATGAATTTGATCGTGTACTAGGACTAGAACTTGGTGCAGATGATTACATGACTAAACCATTTTCACCAAGAGAAGTAGTAGCAAGAGTCAAAGCTATTTTAAGAAGATCTGCGATGGTTACAGAAGCAGCTCAAATTGAAAATGATGAAGATGACATACTTATTGGTTCAATCAGAATTAGACCAGAATATTTTGAAGTGTATAGAGAAGATGAATTATTAGAATTAACACCAAAAGAATTTGAACTGTTATTATATCTTATCGAAAGACAGGGTAGAGTGATCACACGTGAACATATGTTAAATTCAGTATGGAATTATGAATTCGCGGGTGACTCTAGAATTGTGGATGTACATATTAGTCATTTAAGAGATAAATTAGAAGAAAACCCAAAACAACCTAAACTTATCAAAACAGTACGAGGTTTAGGATATAAGTTGGAGAGACCTAAGGTTTAA
- the icd gene encoding NADP-dependent isocitrate dehydrogenase — MSGEKIVKSQEGLTVPNNPIIPFIIGDGIGPDIWNAASRVIDAAVEEAYSGEKKIEWKEVLAGQKAYDETGEWLPKETLDTINEYLIAIKGPLTTPIGGGIRSLNVALRQELDLFTCLRPVRWFQGVPSPVKRPEDTDMVIFRENTEDIYAGIEFQEGTPEVKKLIEFLQNEMGAKNIRFPETSGIGVKPVSKEGTERLVRASIQYALENNRKSLTLVHKGNIMKFTEGAFKQWGYDLAHNEFGDKVFTWQQYDEIVEKEGKDKANEAQEKAEKEGKIIVKDSIADIFLQQILTRPSDHDVVATMNLNGDYVSDALAAQVGGIGIAPGANINYETGHAIFEATHGTAPKYAGLNKVNPSSEILSATLMLEHLGWQEAADKITESIEKTIASKVVTYDFARLMDGAKEVSTSEFADELIKNIK, encoded by the coding sequence ATGTCAGGAGAAAAAATAGTAAAATCACAAGAAGGTTTAACAGTTCCAAATAATCCAATCATCCCATTTATTATTGGTGATGGTATTGGACCAGATATTTGGAATGCGGCTAGCAGAGTAATCGATGCAGCGGTTGAAGAAGCTTATAGCGGTGAAAAGAAAATCGAATGGAAAGAAGTATTAGCTGGACAAAAAGCTTACGATGAAACTGGCGAGTGGTTACCTAAAGAAACACTTGATACGATTAATGAATATTTAATTGCTATTAAAGGTCCTTTAACAACACCAATTGGTGGCGGCATCCGTTCACTTAACGTTGCTTTACGTCAAGAATTAGATTTATTTACATGTCTACGTCCAGTACGTTGGTTCCAAGGCGTTCCATCACCAGTTAAACGTCCTGAAGACACTGATATGGTTATTTTCCGTGAAAATACTGAAGACATTTATGCTGGTATCGAATTCCAAGAAGGCACACCTGAAGTTAAGAAATTAATTGAATTCTTACAAAATGAAATGGGCGCTAAAAATATTAGATTCCCAGAAACATCAGGTATTGGCGTGAAACCAGTTTCTAAAGAAGGTACAGAGCGTTTAGTACGTGCTTCTATACAATATGCTTTAGAAAATAATCGTAAATCATTAACATTAGTGCACAAAGGTAATATCATGAAATTTACTGAAGGCGCATTTAAACAATGGGGTTATGACTTAGCACATAACGAATTTGGTGATAAAGTATTTACTTGGCAGCAATATGATGAAATTGTTGAAAAAGAAGGTAAAGACAAAGCAAACGAAGCGCAAGAAAAAGCAGAAAAAGAAGGCAAAATTATCGTTAAAGATTCAATTGCTGACATTTTCTTACAACAAATTTTAACACGTCCATCAGATCATGATGTAGTAGCTACAATGAACTTAAATGGTGACTATGTATCTGATGCGTTAGCAGCACAAGTTGGCGGCATTGGTATTGCACCTGGTGCAAACATTAACTATGAAACTGGTCATGCTATTTTTGAAGCTACACATGGTACAGCTCCAAAATATGCAGGATTAAATAAAGTTAACCCATCATCTGAAATTTTAAGTGCAACATTAATGTTAGAACACTTAGGATGGCAAGAAGCTGCAGATAAGATCACTGAATCAATTGAGAAAACAATTGCTTCTAAAGTGGTAACTTACGACTTTGCTCGTTTAATGGACGGTGCTAAAGAAGTTTCTACTTCTGAGTTTGCAGATGAACTTATTAAAAACATCAAATAA
- a CDS encoding amino acid permease: MSNNELQRELSNRHIQLIAIGGAIGTGLFLGAGQTIALTGPSILLTYIIIGFMLFMFMRGLGEMLVTNTNFKSFADVTNKYIGSFAGFVTGWTYWLCWIITGMAEVTAVAKYVSFWFPHIPNWISALFCVLVLMSLNLLSAKLFGELEFWFAIIKIVTILALIVVGAIMIIMAYDTQFGHASLSNLYNNGIFPKGVNGFLMSFQMAVFSFVGIELIGVTAGETKDPTKTLPKAINSVPLRILVFYVGALAVIMSIIPWNAINPDDSPFVRLFALIGIPFAAGIINFVVLTAAASSCNSGIFSNSRMLFGLSNQKQAPPYFASTNKNGVPHIAIFVSCALLMIAALLNYIVPNATLVFTYITTVSTVLFLAVWALIIVAYINYTKRNPEAHKQANFKLVGGKYMGYIILIFFLLVFFLLFVNEVTRTAVFLTPIWFVMLSLMYLRYKKVARTQGK, from the coding sequence ATGTCAAACAATGAATTACAGAGAGAACTAAGCAACCGGCACATCCAGCTGATTGCAATTGGTGGCGCAATTGGTACAGGTCTGTTTTTAGGAGCTGGTCAAACAATCGCGTTAACTGGCCCTTCTATTTTACTTACATATATCATCATTGGTTTTATGCTATTTATGTTTATGCGTGGCTTAGGAGAAATGCTTGTAACAAATACTAATTTTAAGTCTTTCGCAGATGTCACGAATAAGTACATTGGTTCTTTTGCAGGTTTTGTGACTGGTTGGACTTATTGGTTATGTTGGATTATTACTGGTATGGCTGAGGTAACTGCAGTTGCTAAATATGTAAGTTTTTGGTTTCCTCACATTCCAAATTGGATCAGTGCATTATTCTGTGTACTTGTACTTATGTCACTTAATTTATTAAGTGCTAAACTATTTGGTGAATTAGAATTTTGGTTTGCAATCATTAAAATAGTAACGATTCTTGCTTTGATTGTTGTTGGTGCAATTATGATTATTATGGCCTATGACACACAATTTGGACATGCTTCATTATCTAATTTATACAATAATGGCATATTTCCTAAAGGTGTTAATGGATTTTTAATGTCATTCCAAATGGCTGTATTCTCATTTGTGGGTATCGAATTAATAGGTGTTACTGCAGGCGAAACTAAAGATCCGACTAAGACTCTACCGAAAGCAATTAATAGCGTTCCTTTACGTATATTAGTCTTTTATGTTGGTGCATTAGCTGTAATCATGTCAATTATCCCATGGAATGCTATAAATCCTGACGATAGTCCATTTGTTAGATTGTTCGCACTAATTGGTATTCCATTTGCAGCAGGCATTATTAATTTCGTTGTTCTAACTGCAGCGGCGTCTTCTTGTAACAGCGGCATTTTTTCTAACAGTCGTATGCTCTTTGGTCTTTCTAATCAAAAACAAGCACCGCCTTATTTTGCGTCAACGAATAAAAATGGCGTTCCGCACATTGCAATATTTGTCTCATGTGCATTACTGATGATTGCTGCTTTATTAAATTATATTGTCCCGAATGCGACACTCGTCTTCACTTATATCACCACTGTATCTACAGTGTTGTTTTTAGCTGTTTGGGCATTAATCATTGTTGCTTATATTAATTATACTAAACGTAACCCAGAAGCTCACAAACAGGCTAATTTTAAATTAGTAGGCGGTAAATATATGGGATATATCATCTTAATATTCTTCTTGTTAGTATTTTTTTTATTGTTCGTAAATGAAGTTACAAGAACAGCGGTATTTTTAACACCAATATGGTTCGTTATGCTAAGTTTAATGTACTTAAGATATAAAAAAGTAGCACGTACTCAAGGTAAATAA
- a CDS encoding citrate synthase, which produces MAELQKGLEGVIASQTKVSSIIDSQLTYAGYDIDDLAQNAEFEEVVFLLWHYRLPNEEELKELKEKLFGYMTLNPRVYSHFKEYATSNVHPMTALRTSVSYIAHFDEHAETESDEQTMERAIRIQAKIASLVTAYARVREGKDVVKPNSDLNYAGNFLYMLRGELPTDIEVEAFNKALVLHADHELNASTFTARCAVSSLSDMYSGIVAAVGSLKGPLHGGANERVMSMLSEVKSIDEVDNYIDKKIENKEKIMGFGHRVYKDGDPRAKYLKEMSRKITAETGQSQLFDISVKIADKMKEEKGLIANVDFFSATVYHSMNIEHDLFTPIFAVSRTSGWIAHILEQYRDNRIMRPRAEYIGETDRKYEPIEKR; this is translated from the coding sequence ATGGCAGAGTTACAAAAAGGTTTAGAAGGGGTAATTGCATCTCAAACTAAAGTAAGTTCTATCATTGATAGTCAATTAACATATGCAGGTTATGATATTGATGATTTAGCTCAAAATGCTGAGTTTGAAGAAGTTGTCTTCTTGTTATGGCACTACCGATTACCTAATGAAGAAGAATTAAAAGAATTAAAAGAAAAACTTTTTGGATACATGACATTAAATCCTAGAGTGTATAGCCACTTTAAAGAATACGCTACTAGTAACGTGCATCCAATGACAGCGTTAAGAACATCTGTGTCTTATATTGCCCATTTTGATGAACATGCTGAAACTGAAAGCGATGAACAAACAATGGAGCGTGCGATACGTATTCAAGCTAAAATAGCTTCTCTTGTTACAGCATATGCAAGAGTTAGAGAAGGTAAAGATGTTGTAAAACCAAATAGCGATTTAAATTATGCTGGTAACTTCTTATATATGTTAAGAGGAGAATTGCCTACAGATATCGAAGTCGAAGCGTTTAACAAAGCGCTTGTATTACACGCAGACCATGAGTTAAATGCCTCAACATTTACAGCAAGATGTGCTGTTTCATCATTATCCGATATGTATTCAGGTATTGTTGCTGCAGTTGGTTCATTGAAAGGTCCACTTCACGGTGGGGCAAATGAACGTGTCATGAGCATGTTATCTGAAGTGAAATCAATTGATGAAGTTGATAATTACATCGATAAAAAAATTGAAAATAAAGAAAAGATTATGGGCTTCGGACACCGCGTATATAAAGATGGTGATCCAAGAGCGAAATACTTAAAAGAAATGAGTAGAAAAATTACAGCAGAAACAGGTCAAAGTCAATTGTTTGATATTTCCGTTAAAATTGCTGATAAGATGAAAGAAGAAAAAGGCTTAATAGCCAATGTGGATTTCTTTAGTGCGACCGTTTATCATAGTATGAACATCGAACATGATTTATTCACTCCAATTTTTGCAGTAAGTAGAACTTCTGGTTGGATTGCACATATCTTAGAACAATATAGAGATAATAGAATTATGCGTCCAAGAGCTGAGTATATTGGTGAAACAGATAGAAAATATGAACCAATAGAAAAAAGATAA